A window of Oncorhynchus kisutch isolate 150728-3 linkage group LG23, Okis_V2, whole genome shotgun sequence genomic DNA:
GCCCCCCAGGAACTTCACCACATGCATCCTCTATTGCCTGGAGAAGAGGCATGCGTGCGAGGGGATGGAGGTCATGCACCTTCCGTCGCCATGCCGAAAAACTCTTCAGTTGGCTTTAGGAATGGGGAATATAGTGGGAGGTATAGAACAATAAATTGTGGGTGGTCAATGAACCAGTTGCGGACCAGAACAGCCCGGTGGAAACTCACGTTGTCTCAGATGACAACATACCATACATGGCCATTATGAATGTTCCGTCCCCTTCTTTTGGCTaggttgaagccagcctcatcAATGTAAATATAAACGTGCTGAATTGCAACGGCATCCAGCTCCAAGACTCTGAAACAGACAAGACAATATGTGACATAGACCTAGAGCAGTCAATATGGTGAGGCACAATACACTGGATTACAGTACTGTAATGGGTCTATACAGTGCTGATATGATAGTAAATTCAAAGTATAGTACTTGTAAAATATTCATAGCGCTGTTCTTTAACAATGAGTTTcgctcaaatggcaccctgtagaCTTGTTTCATCCAGATTCGGTTGCTCTGTAATACACAGTCTAATGTAGACAAGCCCACCTGGTGAATGTTATTGATTATTGTGTTGTCTGCAATTATGTGGTTCTGGATTTCTCGTAGTCTAATGGTATTgtttgccaccaccatgtttacAATAACGGTCTCCTGTTCTGGTGTGAACAGCCGGTGTCTTCCACCATGGCCTGGCTGTCTCACAGCATGGCAGAAGATCCACAAATATGATATGATTCGGATACAGTAAgctaaaataatatattttcttTCAATATGAAATGACATTACTATAACATTGGCCAACAATCACTGAGTAACGTAGGCCTACTGATATGTCAGACTGCAGTATACACACAAAGAGCATAGTGTAGATGGTAGGTAGTAACTTACTGGTTGTCATTTCTGAATGTACAGATGATAGATGCAACTGTGTAGTGGCTCAGGTTGGGCTGAACTCTCTGCCCAGCTTCCCTCATACTCAATCCCTGGTTGAGCACATGGTCAACCAATGTGGCCCTGATCTCATCTGAGACAACTGTCCTTCCTCATCCTCGTCCTCTAACTCCTTCACCTCTAGCTCTTGCTTCATCATTGACTTCCATTTTCCTCCAAAACAGGAGAGCTAATCTGTGGCCTTTTAAAGTGCTAAAGCTCTGATTTCTAAGTGAACAATTCAGCAACTTGTGTTTACACCTGTGAGGAGTGGGTGTTGCAAATTGATACATAGAGTTTGGCATTGTGATTGGTGTTGCTTTCCAAAGggactaaatatattttaaatttgtgCCTAATGTAGAGaacttttgcatatttttttatttaactaggcaagtcagttaattaagaaccaattcttatttacaatgacagcctaccgggaaagagtgggttaactgccttgttcagggcaaaaatgacagatttttaccttgtcagcgcaATTGCAAATTGAGAACTGAGTGTAAAGCAGGAATTGTGCTTGCAATTTTGCAGATTTGGTTTAGGGATTTGATACATGAGTTTCAGGTTTCTGTTTTAGTTCCAATTTTAGTGCGTAAACAATTGGGAAAAACTCTAATCATTAATCACAGAAGGTGATTGCAGAAAATCCAAACTTAGTTTTAGTTTTACACTAATTTAATAATCTAGAAAACATGTTCATCATGATTGTTGGAGGATTCTTTAAGCTGAATACTTTGTTCTGAACCTTGACAGGCAGACAGAACATTGGGATGGGGCTAGTTCTAAACAGCAAGGTCAGTTTACTTTCCCAAGGAAAACCAGCCTCTGGAAATAGACAGGAAACAGAGGGGTTTTTAAATGCTTGAGCGAGGTCAACATCAAATGCATTCCTCTTAAAGGGCTACATGGTCAATCTGCTGTCTGCATTGTCTGTGCAGCATTTActcctctgcagaagtcagggcattcatacttcttgcgctttgCGGAGCAGCACAGaattgttgtgaaggaagttttTCAAGGAAGTGAGTTTCTGATTATACAGGACTtcatgtcaatgcagagctaCAGTATACAGGGACCTCCTTATTGTTACAAAATTTGAGGCGCACGGTGATGCGCTATGGAACTCAATGgcgcctccgaccacattttcagATTAAGCATAAATTGGCTCTTACAAGAATCACACTAAACCCAGACATTTTGATTTGTATAAATTATAGCGGTTTATAAATTACATTATCAAGTACATTATACAATAATGTGTTGTCCCACAGCTTTGGACCACTGATTTAATAATTGTTATAAATGTGCTCTGCAGTACCATAGGAGACTCAGCTTGTCTTGAGGCCATTAGTTGTCAGCTTTTACAGAAAGTAATTCATCGCCAAATTACTTCCTGTCCATtcttatacccccccccccccctccccttcgcTCTTGAACATCACAATTGGCCATTTCCTGGAAATTCCTGATGCTGACCATTATCAATGTCAGATCTGCACAAAATTGAGGAAATACATCTTTATATATAATCATCAGCAAGCACAACCTCACTAAACAAAACATATCAAACTGACAAACAGCATTCTTCAATATTCATATGATCTCAAAATCTCCTCTTGTCAGAAACTATGAGTATAGGTGTACTGTGTACTGCACCTGTCTGTGTTCATATCGAACATTCATTTTAATGATAATACAAATTAAAAGTAGGCAATAACTGGAACCgcaagtgtaaaaaaaaaaagttacatcTTCTATTTAACAGTTGTGCTAACAAGAAAACAGCATTGATCTCCATTCAGTAATTCCATTAAACGTTAACTGTCGACCCATGTGAAAGTTAGTCCAGTCGTTGACTCAAGTGATGACATCAGAAGATAGGAACGCGCGCCACGCTGGACAATTTCCATATTATGCGTCACGGATGGACTGGGGAGGCGTAAACTGTCTGAAAGCGACAGTTAGTTCTCTATGCAGCAACAGACAAGGAGACCAAACATACATACAGGTTGATAATAATACGTGTTCAGATCTAGAATAAACGCGTTAGGCTACATTTGTAAATCTGTTCATCTTTATTGGACTTCATTACAGTTCTGCAAGAATGTTTTTCAAAGCCGTTCTATTCCTGGCAGGCGTGCATGCGGTTTCAGGCGTTTTTAACGGTGAGTAGAATTCGTCTGATCCGTGATCAAATGTATTACATACAACGAATGTGTAGCCTACACTTTTAGGCCCTACCTGAATTATAGCCATAGACTATTATTTGGAAAAGTTTCATTCTATGATATAAGCGGGTCGGTGTGGCACGGTGACTTATAACCGTAGCAACATAAAGTATTATGTGTAGTATTCATGAAACATTTACAGACAGTTACATATTCCAAAGTATACATTTTATCCTTTACTTTTCTTGTCTGAAATAACTCCTTTTTATGATGCAAGAAAACAGGTTGAAATGTATTGCGATAGGATTTTAGAAGTGGTCTTGTTGAACACCAATTTATTGACAGAACCAGCATTTTATCAACAACGAAAAGTAGATTTTAAAGAAAGTTGTTCCAATACCCATGTAGCACCTCTCATTTTTAGGACACACATTATAGTCATCCCATTTTCAAAGGGATCCTATAGGAACTTCAAACAGTCTGTTTCAGGTCCTCCATAACACTGAGCTCTATGACTATTACAATGTAGACTGCAGTGTTACACACCTATTCCCATGTGTGACTGACTTGCGTCTCTGTATTGTTTTTCTCCACAGGCAGCTCCATCGTGAGGACCTTTGCCAGGAGGTTAGTCTCGGAAGGGTCCGTGGTCACAGACGAGCCAATAGATGTAGACCTACTGGACTACTACCCAGACATAGACAGTAATGGGACTGGAGTTGGACTAAACAATGTGTCCGGACCGGGAGAGAGAGTTGGGTTTATAAATGGGTCCAGACTGAGACCATTGGAACTGGGCTCTGCCAGGAATGCGACAGAAGTCTGGTCTTACACCATCTCTGTTATGGCCAACAACTTCCTCACAGGCCACCTCTCTACCATCTTCATCCCGACGCTTTACACCTTCATCTTCCTCATCAGCGTGCCTCTTAACATTGTTGCCATGGTGACCTTTGCCCAACGGATCCGGCCCATGAAGCCAGCAGTGATCTACATGCTGAACCTGGCAGCCGCCGACCTGCTGTTCGCCCTGCTGCTGCCCTTCAAGATCGTCTACCACTACAATGGCAATGACTGGGGCTTCGGCGAGGGGTTGTGCCGCCTGGTCACTGCGGCCTTCTACTGCAATATGTACTGCTCCATCCTCCTCATGACCTGTGTCAGCGTGGACCGCCTGCTGGCAGTGGCCTACCCCATCAACTCCCTGTCCTGGAGGAGCCCCCGCAACGCAGCCTTGGCCTGTAGCGCCATGTGGATCCTGGCTGTGGGTGGCTCGCTGCCTCTTGTCCTCTCACAGCAGACAGTCTACTACAATCCACTGGATATCACCACCTGCCATGACATCCAGGACCTGGAGCTGTTAGAGGAGCAATACGTCTTCTTCTTTCCTACACTCTCCTGCACCCTCTACTTCCTGCCGCTGTTCGTAATGGTGACCTGTTACTCCCGGGTGGTGCAGGTGCTCAACAAGGCTCCGTGCGGTGTTGTAGGTAAATACAAACCAGGGAAACCAGACATAATGTACTTAATTTGGCTAATCTGTTTCTTAATCTTGATGCAGCAGGTCTGTTTAAAAAATACACCTCATTAGAGGATAATAATATTTTCCATTGTAATTTGATCTGATCTAGGCCGTTCAAGGCAGAAGGCGCGGGCTGTGGTGATGGCGGTTACCGTGCTTGTGGTGTTCGTGGTCTGTTTCACACCCACCAACTCCATTCTCCTCGCTCACTACCTCCAGATCGCTGGGCAGGTGGGTGGGGAGCCGGACGCTACCCACGTGGCCTACCTCGTGTCACTATGTTTGGGGAGCATCAGCTGCTGCCTGGACCCCCTGGTCTACTATTTTGGCTCGTCCCAGTGCCAGAGGCAGCTGGAGGGGGCGCTGGGATGCCAGGCGGTCACTGAGGGAAGAAAGAGTCTGGCCTCATCCTCTGGTTCCTCCAGGACCAGCACCAGGACCAGAATAAGCACGAGGACCAGCACTAGGATTACTAAGGTGGATACCTTCCAGGCCAGCCTCAGCAGCCAGTACAAGAAACTCCTGGTCTGATGGATGGAGACACAGAGAGCTGTTTCTTTTTCACtgacaaaaaataaaaatatatatttagtatATGCTGTATTTCCACTGTTTCAGACAGTGCAAGATGCTTCTGGTCTGACAGATAGACATGGACCAAAGCTAGGCTAGTTCTGAGGAGAAAAAATGGATTTGGCTTGTATGATGAATTCAGTCAGACATTCATCCATAGGTCTGGGTTAGCTATGCCCAACTGTAAATATGAAGAAGAGATATACACGTTGTTTCAGACAGTGCAACAAGCTGCTGTCATGATTGTCATGGACCAAAGTTGTTTCTGACCTGTACACCACTACAGTACCACGAATATATATTTAGGGTAAGAGAAAAGGAAAATGTAAGTTTTGTGAAAATGTAATGGATAATACCATTTTTAATCTTGAAGCAGGTTTAAATTCCCCAAAACGATTTATTTTATGTTTGATGGTCTGCGATAAGGGAATAACAAAGGAGTCTTTATTCAATCCTGTATTTGACCATTTCTTAAACGCTCACTGAACAATACAAGGAAATGCTTTTCGACGCAAGCTGAGTGAGGTCACTGCTATGCCTGCTGGCCATAGAGATATTTCCTCAGCATTGTGAAATGTATAGCCTATGCACTATGTTGTCAATGTTGTATAGAAATACaatgcagtttattaggtacacccattcTTGTACCAGGTCGGACCCCCCTaagcctccagaacagcctgaaatCTTTGGGGCATAGAAAGGTTGCACAATTTGTATAAAGGGACCTAACGtatgccaggaaaacattccccacaccattacaccacagCCCAGtatggtcgtctgctgcaatgtttttagaaacttttacaaatgactcaagacatttcatcttttcattttgaattcaataagtattcaattattttgttatggcaagcctaaaaatgtgcttaacatgtcacattacaagttgcatggactcactgtgtgcaattcCAGTGTTTAACATGAATTTTGAATGAGTACCTCATAGGGGGGTAGGGGGGTCTGACCTGGTACAAGATGGATGTACctaatctgtaaggtccctcagtcaagcagtgaatttcaaacacagattcaaccacaaagaccagggaggtttttcaataccttgaaaaagaagggcaccgattggtagatgggtaaacataataaaagcagacattgaatggtgtatcaatacacccagtgaTACAGGCGTAGGAGCGAAGCCGAGGTGGTGTACCTTAATAAACTGACCACTGTGTGTATATTATCACTCAAATAACTTTAGCTCACACTCATTATTACTAAATATTCCATTTGTGTGAATGTATAATATATGCATTCAGAATTGGAAGAGCTCCTTGACTACTCAAATACCCAGACAAGTCGAGCAAAACGCGTCAGAGCAGGTACTATGCTGCGTACAGACACTTGCGCACGCAACGATAGAAATATAACGTATTGCGGTACTAATTTGAGAGTAAGAAGTGCTGTGATGCCCCCTGTTGGTGTGAATTATACATCAAGGCAAGTACATTTACAGCACTTTGTCACAGTCCTGCATGTTGCATTACGTACAGCAGGTGGCGCTACATATCTATTTAGTACATTCAATGGAATTTATATTTGGTCTGGAAGATAACattaaatgaacaaaaatattaaatgGTCTTAAAGAAGGTATTTGTGCCATACTGTTACAGAACATTACAAAAAACAATGGTAAATGTTTCAAATAAAGCTATCTGATTTGATGATGTATATTTTGTTTGTGGTTTAATTTCTTTAAAATGAATTTAAGGACTATAAATAATGGACACAGAGGCATTGTGAATAGCTGAAATATTGAGTAATACATgtttatgcacacacactggcagtGACTCACCAATTTTGTCTCATAATTTAAGTTAGTTGACCAAATTAATTCAACATTAAACCTTTTCATTTAGATAATTCATTTCCATTATGATTTGAAGACAATAGGTCAGATAACATTGTTACTTCCTGTCCTTTCTTCCCATCACCACCATTCCTCTCCATTCCATTCCTCCGTTTCACCTGTACAAAGAAAGAGAAAAGCACCCGAGAGTCCTCAAGCAAATAGCCATCTGCTCTGTTTTATGGAccaaacagagatgctagtgACTAACTCAAACAAAAAGATCAAACTGTTGTAACTTCCACTGAGCCTGCCCTGAGTACACTGGACCTGATGCAAGACACACCACTTTCTCGTTAGTCTCATAAACCTTTGCTCTGTGTTGCAACTGGGAACATAACGACAGAGAAGAGGGCAGGAGACATCAGCAGACAGGGAATCATATTCTTTTAACTGTGAGGAAATATTCTTGATGCACTCCTCTTTTCCACTGAAATGCTATCCCACTATTAACTAGCCTACCTACTACATGCTGTTAGGCCTACTCTACCACAGTGCTGAGCTATACATTTCCTTAGGCCTATGCTTGTAAAGGAGGCACATTTAAACATCCGTTTTTCTGCAGTTGGTAGTGAAGGCACAGCTCTAGGATTAGTTTATACCTTCCTCAACTTCAAGCCTAGGTGGAAAAATataaaactgaccttagatcagtgtctgaGGGCAACATCTGGACATACTACATCTGCTGAGGCAGTCAGCCT
This region includes:
- the LOC109868605 gene encoding proteinase-activated receptor 1, producing MFFKAVLFLAGVHAVSGVFNGSSIVRTFARRLVSEGSVVTDEPIDVDLLDYYPDIDSNGTGVGLNNVSGPGERVGFINGSRLRPLELGSARNATEVWSYTISVMANNFLTGHLSTIFIPTLYTFIFLISVPLNIVAMVTFAQRIRPMKPAVIYMLNLAAADLLFALLLPFKIVYHYNGNDWGFGEGLCRLVTAAFYCNMYCSILLMTCVSVDRLLAVAYPINSLSWRSPRNAALACSAMWILAVGGSLPLVLSQQTVYYNPLDITTCHDIQDLELLEEQYVFFFPTLSCTLYFLPLFVMVTCYSRVVQVLNKAPCGVVGRSRQKARAVVMAVTVLVVFVVCFTPTNSILLAHYLQIAGQVGGEPDATHVAYLVSLCLGSISCCLDPLVYYFGSSQCQRQLEGALGCQAVTEGRKSLASSSGSSRTSTRTRISTRTSTRITKVDTFQASLSSQYKKLLV